One genomic window of Leptospira paudalimensis includes the following:
- the nosZ gene encoding Sec-dependent nitrous-oxide reductase, with product MLKKSNIIVVTLGIALFAFLPNCKKGAATATLASDAASRVYVAPGEKDEVYAFLSGGFSGQMSVYGIPSARLFKIIPVFSVFPENGYGFDEETKDMLKTTHGYVPWDDSHHVEASMTDGKQDGRWMFLNANNTPRLARIDLKSFETKEILEIPNTAGNHASPFATENTEYLMAATRFSVPVPQSNVSIDSFSKGGFKGTVTMVKVDKNTGRLSIELQVLVPGFNYDLSHCGKKKSHDWCFFSSYNSEQAHKMLEVGASKKDKDFILAFNWVRAKECKDQGKAYNFGGEYVNNFKDENKPAVSTKLSGVKMLNPKDCPGMMYYMPTPKSPHGTDVDSTGEYIVGGGKLASVIPVHSFSKMIEVKDKKEHHSTEIEGIPVLKYESTLAGEVQKPCLGPLHTEFDGQGYAYTSCFVSSEVVKWKLGTWEVVQHLPAYYSVGHLSIVGGSSTEPYGKYLIAMNKITKDRYLPVGMELPQSAQLYDISSGKAELLSDFPTVGEPHYSQMIPAKLIMDKTAKLFPLEENKHPYATKSENDARIVKLGNTTHIYMTAIRSHFKPDIIEARTGETLYFHVTNLEQDYDIPHGFAIGGAPNMTNLLIMPGETRTFKWVAPKPGIYPFYCTDFCSALHQEMQQYIRVSP from the coding sequence ATGTTAAAAAAATCAAACATAATCGTTGTTACACTAGGAATTGCCCTTTTTGCTTTTTTACCAAATTGTAAAAAGGGAGCTGCAACAGCAACATTGGCTTCAGATGCAGCATCTAGAGTGTATGTAGCTCCTGGAGAAAAGGATGAAGTATATGCCTTTTTGTCCGGTGGATTTAGTGGACAGATGTCTGTGTATGGAATTCCATCTGCAAGACTTTTCAAAATCATTCCGGTGTTCTCTGTATTTCCAGAAAATGGTTATGGTTTTGACGAAGAAACTAAAGACATGTTAAAAACAACTCATGGATATGTTCCTTGGGATGATAGCCATCACGTTGAAGCATCAATGACAGATGGAAAACAAGATGGACGTTGGATGTTCTTAAATGCAAACAACACCCCAAGACTTGCAAGGATTGATCTAAAGTCTTTTGAAACAAAAGAAATTTTGGAAATTCCTAACACTGCTGGTAACCATGCGTCACCTTTTGCAACTGAGAACACAGAATACTTAATGGCAGCAACACGGTTTTCTGTTCCTGTTCCACAAAGTAATGTTTCTATAGATAGTTTTTCCAAAGGTGGGTTCAAAGGAACAGTCACTATGGTCAAAGTAGACAAAAACACAGGAAGACTTTCAATCGAATTACAAGTATTAGTTCCTGGTTTCAATTATGACCTATCCCATTGCGGAAAAAAGAAATCTCATGACTGGTGTTTTTTCAGTAGTTATAACTCTGAACAAGCACACAAAATGTTAGAAGTTGGTGCTTCCAAAAAAGATAAAGATTTTATCTTAGCATTCAACTGGGTTCGAGCAAAAGAATGTAAAGACCAAGGTAAAGCCTACAATTTTGGTGGTGAATACGTTAACAACTTTAAAGATGAAAACAAACCTGCCGTCTCAACAAAGTTAAGTGGCGTCAAGATGTTAAATCCTAAGGATTGTCCAGGTATGATGTATTACATGCCTACTCCAAAAAGTCCACATGGAACCGATGTTGACTCGACTGGAGAATACATTGTTGGTGGAGGTAAATTGGCTTCTGTCATTCCAGTTCACTCATTTAGTAAAATGATTGAGGTGAAGGATAAAAAAGAGCATCACTCAACTGAAATTGAGGGAATTCCAGTTCTTAAGTATGAATCAACACTTGCTGGTGAAGTACAAAAACCATGTCTTGGACCACTCCATACAGAATTTGATGGCCAAGGTTATGCATACACTTCTTGTTTTGTGAGTTCGGAAGTTGTGAAATGGAAACTCGGAACATGGGAAGTAGTCCAACACTTACCAGCTTATTACAGCGTTGGTCACTTATCAATCGTTGGTGGAAGTTCAACTGAACCTTACGGTAAATATCTAATTGCGATGAACAAAATCACAAAAGATCGTTATTTACCAGTTGGAATGGAGTTACCACAAAGTGCGCAACTTTATGATATCTCTTCTGGAAAAGCAGAGTTACTCTCCGATTTTCCAACAGTAGGTGAACCACATTATTCACAAATGATTCCAGCAAAACTCATTATGGATAAAACAGCTAAGTTATTTCCATTGGAAGAGAACAAACACCCTTATGCGACAAAAAGTGAAAATGATGCAAGGATTGTAAAACTAGGTAACACTACACACATTTACATGACTGCTATCAGATCTCACTTCAAACCAGATATCATTGAAGCAAGGACTGGAGAAACATTATATTTCCATGTTACTAACTTGGAACAAGACTATGATATCCCTCATGGTTTCGCAATCGGTGGAGCACCTAACATGACTAACTTACTTATCATGCCAGGTGAAACAAGAACCTTCAAATGGGTAGCTCCTAAACCAGGAATTTATCCTTTCTATTGCACTGATTTTTGCTCTGCTCTACACCAAGAGATGCAACAATACATCCGTGTAAGTCCGTGA
- a CDS encoding nitrous oxide reductase accessory protein NosL has translation MWFKHHKLIFFTLTVVLCNCGEVKPESLTVGEKKCDHCSMSIVDMRFHTQLITYKGKRYHFDAIECADQFINQKQMKPKQIWVSNYLQSNEFIPKENAIIIQTNKIRSPMGGGLAAFKSNEETIPFQN, from the coding sequence ATGTGGTTTAAACATCATAAACTCATTTTTTTCACACTCACAGTTGTTCTTTGCAACTGTGGGGAGGTGAAACCAGAGAGTCTTACAGTAGGAGAAAAAAAATGTGATCATTGTTCCATGTCCATCGTTGATATGAGATTTCATACACAACTCATCACTTATAAAGGCAAACGATATCATTTTGATGCAATTGAATGTGCAGATCAGTTTATAAACCAAAAACAAATGAAACCAAAACAAATATGGGTTTCAAATTATTTACAATCTAACGAATTTATACCGAAAGAAAACGCAATTATCATCCAAACGAATAAAATTCGATCTCCTATGGGCGGGGGATTAGCCGCTTTCAAATCCAATGAAGAAACAATCCCTTTTCAAAATTGA
- a CDS encoding nitrous oxide reductase family maturation protein NosD, with translation MKKQSLFKIDWYVLFSNKIPKQLKSIFVIIILFFIHLFPSSIVGKNITVCKTCQVSSLKQAIQIASEGDTIQIKKGIYQEGFIPIAKSISIIGEPGVIIDGLKEKHVFGIYHNFVKIQNLKIIGSGISDLAEYAGVYAEKVNHCYFENLELEDNVYGFYLSESSECIIKNSSSIGNAENEVLGGNGIHLWSSHNNQIIGNHLKKHRDGIYLEFSEHLKIDNNESKENIRYGMHFMFSSENQFTNNIFKNNSAGVAVMYSRRILMEKNQFIENWGESSNGILLKDITESVLSENLFQGNTIAVFADGITKIEFLKNNFIDNGWGIKILGNTDHNNIQDNNFIQNVFDISTNTKSTTNVFLNNYWDHYGGYDLNLDQYGDVPHKTIHFFGYWIAVYPFLMILYESPVVLFLQGIEKAFPIVTPIEFEDKQPRMKVRI, from the coding sequence ATGAAGAAACAATCCCTTTTCAAAATTGATTGGTATGTCTTATTCTCTAATAAGATACCAAAACAATTGAAATCCATTTTTGTTATAATCATACTCTTCTTCATTCATTTGTTTCCTTCATCGATCGTTGGAAAAAATATCACAGTTTGCAAAACCTGCCAAGTATCCTCTCTCAAACAAGCAATTCAAATCGCGAGTGAAGGCGATACAATCCAAATCAAAAAAGGCATTTACCAAGAAGGATTCATTCCCATCGCAAAATCAATTTCGATAATTGGTGAACCAGGTGTCATCATTGATGGTTTAAAAGAAAAACATGTGTTTGGAATCTATCATAATTTTGTGAAAATTCAAAACTTAAAGATCATTGGAAGTGGAATTTCTGATTTAGCTGAATATGCAGGTGTGTATGCTGAAAAGGTAAACCATTGTTATTTCGAAAATTTGGAATTGGAAGACAATGTGTATGGTTTTTATCTTTCTGAATCATCTGAATGTATCATTAAAAATAGTTCTTCCATTGGAAATGCAGAAAACGAAGTTTTGGGAGGAAATGGAATTCATTTGTGGTCCTCACATAACAACCAAATCATTGGAAATCACTTAAAAAAACATAGAGATGGAATTTACCTAGAATTTTCTGAACACTTAAAAATTGATAACAATGAATCAAAAGAAAATATCAGATATGGAATGCATTTTATGTTTTCCAGTGAAAATCAATTTACAAATAATATTTTCAAAAACAATTCTGCCGGTGTTGCAGTGATGTATAGCAGAAGAATTCTAATGGAAAAAAACCAATTTATCGAAAATTGGGGTGAAAGTTCGAATGGAATATTGTTAAAAGATATAACAGAAAGTGTATTATCAGAAAATTTATTCCAAGGGAATACGATTGCAGTATTTGCAGATGGCATTACAAAAATAGAATTTCTAAAAAACAATTTCATCGATAACGGATGGGGAATCAAAATTTTAGGCAATACTGATCATAACAATATTCAAGATAATAATTTCATTCAAAATGTTTTTGATATTAGTACGAATACGAAATCAACAACCAATGTATTTTTAAATAATTATTGGGATCACTATGGAGGATATGATTTAAATTTAGACCAATATGGAGATGTTCCTCATAAAACAATACACTTCTTTGGTTATTGGATTGCCGTTTATCCTTTTCTCATGATACTGTATGAATCACCTGTTGTCTTATTCCTGCAAGGGATCGAAAAAGCATTTCCCATCGTTACGCCCATTGAGTTTGAAGACAAACAACCAAGAATGAAGGTTAGAATATGA
- a CDS encoding ABC transporter ATP-binding protein has protein sequence MITVNDLSISYGSNSYAVKNVNFSVESGNIVSIIGPNGSGKSSLIKGILGLVRPNEGSIQFNGKEENSYTIGYMPQTPRFPTNIKVKELISFFKKLESVDESRFEKLFNLLDLKHHEEKKIGNLSGGTKQKISILQCFSKQKDLYVIDEPTASLDPYISHLLKNLLIEQKKQGSLVLFSTHILSELQELADRFLLLSEGSILIDDTPKNFLEKNNKVTMDEALMHFWNEEYKTKV, from the coding sequence ATGATAACAGTGAATGATTTATCTATCAGTTACGGATCGAATTCATATGCAGTCAAAAATGTAAACTTTTCCGTAGAATCTGGAAATATTGTATCCATTATTGGTCCAAACGGTTCTGGAAAAAGTTCTCTTATCAAAGGTATACTTGGACTCGTCCGTCCGAATGAAGGTTCCATACAATTTAATGGGAAAGAAGAAAATTCGTATACAATTGGTTATATGCCACAAACTCCTCGATTCCCAACGAATATCAAAGTGAAAGAACTCATTTCATTTTTTAAGAAATTAGAATCAGTTGATGAATCGAGATTTGAAAAATTATTCAATTTACTTGATTTGAAACATCATGAAGAGAAAAAAATCGGAAACCTCTCTGGTGGAACCAAACAAAAAATCAGTATTTTACAATGTTTTTCAAAACAAAAAGACTTATATGTGATAGATGAACCAACTGCAAGTTTGGATCCATATATATCACATTTATTAAAAAATCTTTTGATCGAACAAAAAAAACAAGGATCACTTGTGTTATTTTCCACACATATATTATCGGAATTACAAGAGTTAGCCGATCGTTTTCTATTATTATCTGAGGGATCGATATTGATAGATGATACACCTAAAAATTTCCTAGAAAAAAACAACAAAGTGACAATGGACGAAGCTTTAATGCATTTCTGGAATGAGGAATACAAAACAAAAGTATGA
- a CDS encoding ABC transporter permease has product MKEILLFEIKENIRSRWIFIYSGLLAIVMLVLSFFGDQNGIRLLVSTMNLTLIVIPLYSITFSGMTFLESMPFSEVLLSKSVTRKSLFFGKFFGITTSLSIGLLIGLGIPGFFLFMSDPKFLFLFLELLIFGIFLTNIFVALAFLTSSFIRRGEIVLTISLLVWLYFFIFFDAIVFMLSLYLGDYPIEIPSLIIILLNPIDLVRIFILLQTSAAALLGFSGAILLKTLGMAGVLLIAILFLSLWVSIPLFISYFKFQKRNF; this is encoded by the coding sequence ATGAAAGAAATATTACTTTTCGAAATCAAAGAGAACATCCGAAGCAGATGGATATTTATTTATTCCGGACTCTTAGCCATTGTCATGTTAGTATTGAGTTTTTTTGGAGACCAAAATGGAATCCGATTACTAGTGAGCACAATGAACTTAACTCTTATCGTGATTCCACTGTATTCCATTACATTCTCTGGAATGACATTCTTAGAATCGATGCCATTTTCTGAAGTGTTATTGTCAAAATCTGTGACACGTAAGTCATTATTCTTTGGAAAATTTTTTGGAATTACAACATCCTTATCTATTGGTCTTTTAATTGGTCTCGGAATTCCAGGTTTCTTTTTATTTATGAGTGATCCAAAATTTCTTTTTTTATTTTTGGAACTATTGATTTTTGGAATCTTTTTAACTAATATTTTTGTAGCACTTGCTTTTTTAACCTCTTCTTTTATACGAAGAGGGGAAATCGTACTCACCATATCTTTGTTAGTATGGTTGTATTTCTTTATCTTCTTTGACGCTATCGTATTTATGTTGAGTTTATATCTTGGAGACTATCCAATTGAAATTCCATCACTGATCATTATCTTACTAAACCCTATTGATTTAGTCAGAATTTTTATCTTATTGCAAACCAGTGCGGCGGCATTACTAGGATTTTCTGGAGCCATTTTACTCAAAACCTTAGGAATGGCAGGTGTTCTTTTGATCGCAATATTGTTCCTTTCGTTATGGGTAAGTATTCCTCTTTTTATCTCTTATTTCAAGTTTCAAAAAAGAAATTTTTAG
- a CDS encoding LIC_11090 family protein, with amino-acid sequence MRKCWITIITMLVLVPFLGKILFLESGLFAQSLYQLSMVCHCNHNSESEVHHDSKSNPKKRMTCHLKKTSSAHTCTCSKKKMAAKIIQSQSMNPSYVNPFKFQNTILFDLLSIESSFSQNLPLGYSHLPDKPPRLLT; translated from the coding sequence ATGAGGAAATGTTGGATCACAATCATCACGATGTTAGTCTTGGTTCCATTTTTAGGAAAAATCCTTTTTTTGGAATCAGGACTCTTCGCACAATCATTGTACCAATTGTCAATGGTTTGTCATTGTAACCATAACTCTGAATCAGAAGTACATCATGATTCAAAATCTAATCCCAAAAAAAGAATGACTTGTCATTTGAAAAAAACTTCCAGCGCTCATACTTGTACATGTTCCAAGAAAAAAATGGCCGCAAAAATCATTCAATCCCAATCAATGAATCCAAGTTATGTGAATCCTTTCAAATTTCAAAATACAATTCTATTTGATTTATTATCGATTGAATCTTCTTTCTCTCAAAACTTACCTCTCGGTTATAGCCACCTTCCTGACAAACCACCAAGACTTTTGACTTAA